The Tessaracoccus flavus genome includes the window CGTTTCCTGGCCCGTGACGACGCTTTCGATCATTGTTGTGATCCTCAGCATCCTCCTGGCGGCCACCGTCCTCCTCCACAAAGGCCGTGGCGGCGGAATGTCCGATCTGTTCGGCGGCGGTATGTCGACCTCCATGGGTGGAGCCTCGACCGCTGAGCGACGACTTGACCGGATCACGGTCGTGTTGGCGCTCATCTGGCTGCTGACGATCGTCGGGCTGCTGGTGCTGTACCGCATCGGCGCCTGAGCGCGGCACAAACACACTCACCCCTCTTTCAAGGAGAATCTCAACGTGGCAGGTGGCAACGCCATTCGAGGCAGCCGTGTCGGCGCCGGTCCCATGGGCGAGGCAGAGCGCGGAGACTCCGCGCCCCGCACTCGCGTGTCCTACTTCTGCGCAGGCGGGCATGTGACGCGTCCCGCGTTCGCCGTCGACGCACCGATCCCCGAGTCCTGGGACTGCCCTCGCTGCGGTCTCCCCGCCAACACGGATGAGGAGAACCCCCCGCCGCCGCCGAAGATCACGCCTTACAAGACGCATCTGGCCTACGTGAAGGAGCGCCGCACCGACGCCGAAGCGGAGCAGATCCTAGAGGAGGCGGTCACCGCCCTGCGCGCCCGCCGCGCCAGCGGCGAAGTGATCTACTGAACCAGTAGAGAAGGCCCCGGTCCCCGAGGACCGGGGCCTTGTGCGTTGTCTCGTCGCCGACCGACCTCGGCCAACGACAACGGTCACGAAACGCCAACCGACATCCAGGGGTACGTGATCAGAACGAGCAGGAGTGTTGCGGGGGGAGGTCGGCCGCAGCCGCCTCGTCGAGGAACCAGACGGTGGCGCCCTCGGCCTGGATGTGCGCCGCGGGGAGCGACAGGTCGCCGTCGAGGGTCCGTGCCACGGCGTTGGCCTTCACGTCGCCCGTCGCCATCACCCAGATCTCGGCGGAGTTGTTGAGCGCCGGGATGGTGAGAGAAATGCGCTCGGCTGGAGGTTTGGGGCTGTCCTCCACGCCGATGACCTTGCGGTTTGTCGGATCGAAGCTCGGATGGTTCGGGAAGATCGACGCGACGTGGCCGTCTGGCCCGATGCCCAGCAGGGTGAGGTCGAAGTGCGTCTCTCCGAGTTCCGACTCGTACTCAGCAGCAGCCTCGTGGGAGTCCTTGCGCCCGTCCTGGGCGGCCATCATGTGCGTGTCGGCCGACCTGATGGAGATGGTTCGCGCGAGCCGGGTCACGGCTTGCTGCGAGTTCCGGTCGGGGTCGGTCGCCGGCACGAAGCGCTCGTCGCCCCACCACAGCTGGAGCCTCGTGGAGTCGAGCTCGGAGTGCTCCGCCAGCTCAGCAAAGCGCTCATACATGTCGTTGGCCGCATTACCCCCGGTCAGGCAGAGATGGACGACGGGTTGGCGCTGCTGGAGCTGCAGGACGCGCTTGAGGAGTTGCGCTGCAACCGCCTCGCTCACTTCCGCGGCGTCCGACAGCCTGACCACCCGCGTGTGCACTAGCGACCCTCCGCCTCGGCCGCCACTCGCCTGGTGGCCGCCTCGAAAATGTCATCGGCATCCATCCGCTGCAGTTCCTCGGTGAGGAGGTCGGTGAGCGGTCGACGGCGCAGTGCCACCGTCCGCTGCGGCTGGCCCGGAACCTGGTAGAGGGCCGTACCGTCGTGGATGCGGTTGATCGTGATCGGGCCGTCAGGGGTGTCGAGGATCACCTCGTTGACACCCGGCTGTTCCCCGTCCACGCGACGTATCTCGACGCCCAGACGGTCCTCGAGCCAGGCGGCGAGCAGGGTGGCAGGGGCGTTGTCCGGCGCTGAACGCACCATGCCCCCCGTGACCGTGGCCTGCGACTGATCCAGCGCTGCGGCGAGCAGCGCCCGCCACCTCGTCAGGCGTGTCCAGGTGAGGTCGGTATCCCCTGGAGCATGGTTCCCCGCGCGGCGCGTCAGCGCCTCTCGAGGGTCCGACTCTCCCGCGGCATCGGTGATCCGGCGGTCGGCCAGCGACCCGATGGGGTCGTCCGCAAGATTGTCGGGCGCGTGGTTCGGCCACCACACGATCGTGGGGGAGTCAGGCAGGAGGAGAGGCAGGCAGATCGCGTCCCCGTGGTGCTGCAGCTCGCCGTGGAGCCGCAGCACGACCAGGTCGCCGGGCAGTCCCTCGCCCACCTCGATCTTGGCATCCAGCCTCGGTTCTTCGGCGTCGACGTAGGTGACGACGATGACCCGCGACGGGTGAGCCGTGGCGGAGGCCTTGGCTGCCTCCAGCACCTCATCGAAGTGGAAGTCGTTGGTGACGATGAGCAGGGTCAATACGAGCCCGCTGGCTGAACCGACGGTGCGGCGGGCCTTGATGAGCGCGGAGGCGATCTCGCGGGAGGACGTGTCTGAGAGGTCGAGAATCATCGGTAACTCCTTACGGCCTGCGCCAGACGAAGCCGTCACGCGCGAGCATGTCGTGGGCGCTCTGCGGGCCCCAGGTCCCTGACTCGTACTGTTCCGGCTCCTCGTCGAGGGAGGCCCAGTACTCGATGACGGGGTCGAGGATCTTCCAGCTCAATTCGACCTCCTCCTGCTGCGGGAACAGCGGGGGATCGCCGAGGAGGACGTCGAGGATCAGCCGCTCGTAGGCCTCCGGCGAGGACTCGGTGAAGGAGCCGCCGTAGCCGAAGTCCATCGAGACCTCACGGATCTCCATCTGCGTGCCCGGCACCTTGGCGCCGAAGCGGAGGGTGACCCCTTCGTCGGGCTGGATGCGCATGACCAGAGCATTCGTGCCGAGCTCCTCTGTGTCGGTGGCGGTGAACGGCAGGTGCGGAGGACGCTTGAAGCTGAGCGCCACCTCGGTCACCCGCCTCGGCATGCGCTTGGCCGTCCGCAGATAGAACGGAACCCCGGCCCAGCGGCGGTTGTCGATGTCGACCCGGATCGCGGCGAACGTCTCGGTGTGTGAGTCGTCGGGTACGCCGTTCTCCTCGAGGTAGCCGATGACCTCCTTGCCCCCCTGCCACCCGGCGGCGTACTGACCGCGCGCGGTGTAGAGGTCGTAGCGCTCCGGCACTTTGGCGGCCGCGAGCACCTTCTTCTTCTCCGTGCGGAGCTGGGCCGCCTCGAACGAGGTGGGTTCCTCCATGGCGGCGAGCGCCAGCAGTTGGAGGAGGTGGTTCTGCATGACGTCGCGCGCGATGCCGATGCCGTCGAAGTAGCCGGCGCGGCCACCGATGCCGATGTCCTCGGCCATCGTGATCTCGACGTGGCTGACGTAGTGGTTGTTCCAGATCGGCTCGAACAGCTGGTTCGCGAAGCGGAGCGCCAGGATGTTCTGGACGGTCTCCTTACCGAGGTAGTGGTCGATGCGGAACACCTCGTGCGGCTCGAACAGGGAGCTGACGACAGCGTCGAGTTCCTTGGCCGACTCGAGGTCGTGGCCGAAGGGCTTCTCGATGACGACGCGGTTCCAGTTGTTCTCCGTGCGTTCGGCCATGCCGTGCTTGCGCAACTGCGAGGTCACCGTCTCGAAGCCCGACGGGGGGATCGAGAGGTAGAAGGCATGATTGCCGCCGGTGCCGCGGGCCTCGTCCAGCTCCTGAATCGTCTCGCGTAGCCGCTCGAAGGCGGCGTCGTCGTCGAAGGAGCCCGGGACGAAGCGGATGCCCTCCAGGAGCTGCTCCCACACTTCCTCGCGGAACGGTGTCCTCGAGTTCTCCTTGACGGCGTCGTGCACGACTTCGGCGAAGTCCTGGTTGGCCCAGTCGCGCCGGGCGAATCCCACGAGCCCGAAGCCAGGCGGCAGCATGCCGCGGTTAGCGAGATCGTAGACCGCCGGCATGAGCTTCTTGCGGCTGAGGTCGCCCGTGACGCCGAAGATCACCAGGACGCACGGGCCGGCGATGCGCGGCAGGCGGCGATCCTGCGGATCGCGCAGAGGGTTAACGTAGGTGTTCATCCCGGCCCACATTACCGTTCACCCGCACCTGCCCGACCGCTCTGTATCAGTCCGGACCTGGGCCTGACGCGGGTCTGGACTCAACCGAACCAGCCGAGCATCACGCAACCCACGGTGAACACCACCAGGGCGAGGAACATCAGGATGGTGAGGATCGCACTCTCGGCTTCGCTGGGCTGCTCGTGTTCGGCCTGGTAGCGCTCGACGTCGAACTCCTGAGGGGTTTCGGTGGTCATGTGAGGCCTCCTAGTCGGGAGAAGTCGGAGATCAGCGCCGCGGTGAGGATGACGAAGACCACGGCCATGAAGAATGTGTAGAGCCACCGGTGGGGATGGTCCGCAGACCAGAACCGTTTGAGGCTCACGATGCCGTTGATGACGGCGTAGACGCACAGCGCGATCCCGATCGGAGCCGCGACCCAGCCCGCCAGGCTGGCCATCGGCACGAGGACCGGCACGAGCAGATAGGTGATCAGGCAGCGGACCCCGGAGACCGCGACGGAGGCGCGGAAGGCACGGTGGGCACCCTCGGCCTTCCGCGGCGCCGTCGCATCGACGCCGAGCATGCCCCGCATCGCACGGTCGGCTGCGCCGTCGGACCGGAAGGTGGTCTGTGAACCGGTGATGGCCGTCGCCCGAGCTGCGGAACTCACGGTGCCTCCACGTCCTGTGGGGTGGACACCCGGACACCCTTGTAGTGCCGCCATAGCCGTACTCCGCCCACTACCGCGAGCAGCACCCCCATCCCTCCGACGACGACACCGATGAACAGGCCGAGGTAGAGGGGGTCCAGGGGAACCTCGCCTTCCGGACGTTGCGACATCACCCCGACGAGGAAGCCGAACAGCGGGGACAGGGCCGCGATGCACACCCCGAGGGTGAGCATCCAGAAGCCCGGTGCGGTCGGCACCAGCCGCACGGGGCGGCCGGGTGTTGTGTCAAGAGACGTGTCGCTCATCGTGATTCACCTTCCAGGGGCCGGTCGACGACCTTCAGGCCGTGTGTCTGTGGGGGTGCGCTGCTGGGATCATCGTCCCCGGCAAAGCGCTGCACGGCCTGCACGATGGGGCCGACGATGTCCATCGGGAGAGGAAAGACCACCGTCGAGTTCTGGTCGGCGCCGAGCTCGAGCAACGTCTGCAGGTAGCGCAGCTGGAGTGAGGCCGGGGCCTCACTGAGCGTCAGCGCGGCGTCGCGCAGTTCCTTGGAGGCCTGCAGTTCGCCGCGCGCGCTGATCACCTTCGCGCGCCTCTCGCGTTCCGCCTCGGCCTCGCGGGCCATGGCGCGCTGCATCATCTCGGGGATCTCCACGTCCTTGATCTCGACGACGCTGGCCTCGACACCCCACTCCTGCGTCTGCCTGGCAATGGACTGGGCGAGGTCCTCGTTGAGGTCGGCACGGTGGGCCAGCAGCGTGTCGAGATCCGCGCGTCCGACCACTGAACGCAGCGTGGTCTGCGCGAACTGCGAGGTGGCGATGGCGTGGTTCTCCACCGACATCACGGCCTGCACCGGGTCCGTGACCCGGAACATGACCACCGCGTTGACGCGGGCGGTCACGTTGTCTCGGGTGATGACCTCCTGCGGGGGGATGGTCAGCGTGACCGTGCGCAGATCGATGCGGATCAGCTTGTCGAGGAACGGGAGCATGAACACAAGCCCCGGACCCAGAGCTCCACGGAGCCGGCCGAGGCGGAACGCCACCACACGCTCGTACTCACGCACGACGCGGATCGAGGCGAACGCGAACGCCGCGAGGAGGAGGACCGCGAGAATCCCCATGATGATCTCAGTTGGCATGATCGATTCTCCTGTCCGACGCGTAGCTGGTGCGTGCGCGGGTGATGGCCGCGGCGGCGGCCTGGCGGTCTTCCATGGTCTGGTCGAGCGTGCGCACCACTGCGCCGAGGGGATCGGCAGGGGTGCGACGCAGATGTGCCCACAGGGGCAGGGCCCCCAGCGCGATGAGGAATGCCGTCGCCAGCGCCAACACCTGGCTGGTCCAGCTCGTGACCATGAGAGCGGTGAGGGCCGGCCACAGCACGGCAAGGACGGTGACCGAACAGGCGATTCCACGGTGGAACCGGGCGGACTCCGAGGCGGGCCACGGATCGACGTGGCGCTTCATCTCGCGCCCGTCGTCGGAGGCCGTGCAGGTGTCCTTGACCGGACAGGAGTTGCACACCAGCGGGAGCCCCCGGTAGCGCATCACCCGGTTGTCCGGGTCGAAGGACTTCGGGTAGAGCCACTGGTCCTCGGGGCAGAGCCAGGCGTCGTGGTTCTCGTGGTAGACGAAACCACCTGCGCGATCCTCCTCGATCCGGGTCTGGGCACGCTTGGCCAACTGGTCAATGCCGTACGCGACGAGCAGCAGCAGCACGCCGTAACCGGCGCCGAGCCACGCCATCATCTCGATGTCCGTCATGGGCGATCAGGGTCCTCGGGAGCCCGCCTGTCGGACGCGTAGCGGCTGCGGGGCAGCTCGGGCGCGGCCGCCGGCGCG containing:
- the secG gene encoding preprotein translocase subunit SecG, translating into MIVPLVSWPVTTLSIIVVILSILLAATVLLHKGRGGGMSDLFGGGMSTSMGGASTAERRLDRITVVLALIWLLTIVGLLVLYRIGA
- a CDS encoding RNA polymerase-binding protein RbpA, whose protein sequence is MAGGNAIRGSRVGAGPMGEAERGDSAPRTRVSYFCAGGHVTRPAFAVDAPIPESWDCPRCGLPANTDEENPPPPPKITPYKTHLAYVKERRTDAEAEQILEEAVTALRARRASGEVIY
- the pgl gene encoding 6-phosphogluconolactonase is translated as MHTRVVRLSDAAEVSEAVAAQLLKRVLQLQQRQPVVHLCLTGGNAANDMYERFAELAEHSELDSTRLQLWWGDERFVPATDPDRNSQQAVTRLARTISIRSADTHMMAAQDGRKDSHEAAAEYESELGETHFDLTLLGIGPDGHVASIFPNHPSFDPTNRKVIGVEDSPKPPAERISLTIPALNNSAEIWVMATGDVKANAVARTLDGDLSLPAAHIQAEGATVWFLDEAAAADLPPQHSCSF
- a CDS encoding glucose-6-phosphate dehydrogenase assembly protein OpcA; its protein translation is MILDLSDTSSREIASALIKARRTVGSASGLVLTLLIVTNDFHFDEVLEAAKASATAHPSRVIVVTYVDAEEPRLDAKIEVGEGLPGDLVVLRLHGELQHHGDAICLPLLLPDSPTIVWWPNHAPDNLADDPIGSLADRRITDAAGESDPREALTRRAGNHAPGDTDLTWTRLTRWRALLAAALDQSQATVTGGMVRSAPDNAPATLLAAWLEDRLGVEIRRVDGEQPGVNEVILDTPDGPITINRIHDGTALYQVPGQPQRTVALRRRPLTDLLTEELQRMDADDIFEAATRRVAAEAEGR
- the zwf gene encoding glucose-6-phosphate dehydrogenase, which translates into the protein MNTYVNPLRDPQDRRLPRIAGPCVLVIFGVTGDLSRKKLMPAVYDLANRGMLPPGFGLVGFARRDWANQDFAEVVHDAVKENSRTPFREEVWEQLLEGIRFVPGSFDDDAAFERLRETIQELDEARGTGGNHAFYLSIPPSGFETVTSQLRKHGMAERTENNWNRVVIEKPFGHDLESAKELDAVVSSLFEPHEVFRIDHYLGKETVQNILALRFANQLFEPIWNNHYVSHVEITMAEDIGIGGRAGYFDGIGIARDVMQNHLLQLLALAAMEEPTSFEAAQLRTEKKKVLAAAKVPERYDLYTARGQYAAGWQGGKEVIGYLEENGVPDDSHTETFAAIRVDIDNRRWAGVPFYLRTAKRMPRRVTEVALSFKRPPHLPFTATDTEELGTNALVMRIQPDEGVTLRFGAKVPGTQMEIREVSMDFGYGGSFTESSPEAYERLILDVLLGDPPLFPQQEEVELSWKILDPVIEYWASLDEEPEQYESGTWGPQSAHDMLARDGFVWRRP
- a CDS encoding SPFH domain-containing protein; protein product: MGILAVLLLAAFAFASIRVVREYERVVAFRLGRLRGALGPGLVFMLPFLDKLIRIDLRTVTLTIPPQEVITRDNVTARVNAVVMFRVTDPVQAVMSVENHAIATSQFAQTTLRSVVGRADLDTLLAHRADLNEDLAQSIARQTQEWGVEASVVEIKDVEIPEMMQRAMAREAEAERERRAKVISARGELQASKELRDAALTLSEAPASLQLRYLQTLLELGADQNSTVVFPLPMDIVGPIVQAVQRFAGDDDPSSAPPQTHGLKVVDRPLEGESR